In the Pseudonocardia cypriaca genome, one interval contains:
- a CDS encoding MFS transporter, with amino-acid sequence MSDEREGGAGSPVDRRVLLLLLGAVLAAFTGQQLLGPVLAPLSRELRLGEVQLGIVITTAAAVLTVASLFWGRVCDRWGHRRVLLTGLTLCTAGLAGFAAVAAWAIGTENPPAAAVLTGMIVMRSLLFGFGVGAVPVAALAYVAAATVGETERTRAVSLVGAAQAFALVLGPGFGGLLAAGTLLAPLYLAPVVLALITVVVAVVLPREARAGGRRTFPPARTLSPLDPRLRRFLAIGFLLFLSLGTIQIVLGFLFQDRLRLDATATAAATGGAGFATGLVLVAVQGGLVPRLRWGPVRLLRVGSPVAAAGFGLLAVGPGFWSMTAGMMVAALGLGMALPGYTAGPTLALGPAEQGAVAGLVNATNGSTFIVGPLIGTALYAAGPALPVALSSLLCLAAGALLVRPFRPTAPAAEVPVAERGQG; translated from the coding sequence GTGAGCGATGAGCGAGAGGGCGGGGCCGGCTCCCCGGTGGACCGGCGGGTGCTGCTGCTCCTGCTCGGCGCGGTGCTCGCGGCGTTCACGGGTCAGCAGCTGCTCGGCCCGGTGCTCGCCCCGCTGTCGCGCGAGCTGCGGCTCGGCGAGGTGCAGCTCGGGATCGTGATCACCACGGCCGCGGCCGTGCTCACGGTGGCCAGCCTCTTCTGGGGACGGGTGTGCGACCGGTGGGGGCACCGCCGCGTCCTGCTCACCGGGCTCACGCTCTGCACCGCCGGGCTGGCCGGGTTCGCCGCCGTCGCGGCGTGGGCGATCGGCACCGAGAACCCGCCTGCCGCGGCCGTGCTCACCGGGATGATCGTCATGCGGAGCCTGCTGTTCGGTTTCGGCGTCGGCGCGGTGCCGGTCGCCGCGCTCGCGTACGTCGCCGCTGCCACCGTGGGCGAGACGGAGCGCACGCGGGCGGTGTCGCTGGTCGGGGCGGCGCAGGCGTTCGCGCTGGTCCTCGGCCCGGGCTTCGGTGGCCTGCTCGCGGCGGGCACGCTGCTCGCCCCGCTCTACCTCGCGCCGGTGGTGCTGGCGCTGATCACCGTCGTCGTCGCCGTCGTCCTGCCGCGGGAGGCGCGCGCCGGGGGGCGGCGCACGTTCCCGCCTGCCCGGACGCTCAGCCCGCTCGACCCGCGGCTGCGGCGGTTCCTCGCCATCGGGTTCCTGCTCTTCCTCTCGCTCGGCACGATCCAGATCGTGCTCGGGTTCCTGTTCCAGGACCGCCTCCGGCTGGACGCCACGGCCACCGCGGCCGCGACGGGTGGCGCCGGGTTCGCCACCGGGCTCGTCCTCGTCGCGGTGCAGGGCGGGCTCGTCCCCCGGCTGCGGTGGGGGCCGGTACGACTGCTGCGCGTCGGGTCCCCGGTGGCCGCCGCCGGGTTCGGCCTGCTCGCCGTCGGGCCCGGCTTCTGGTCGATGACCGCGGGGATGATGGTCGCCGCGCTCGGGCTCGGGATGGCGTTGCCGGGCTACACCGCGGGCCCCACGCTGGCGCTCGGCCCCGCCGAGCAGGGGGCGGTGGCCGGGCTGGTCAACGCGACCAACGGGAGCACGTTCATCGTCGGCCCGCTGATTGGCACCGCGCTCTACGCGGCCGGGCCCGCCCTGCCGGTCGCGCTCAGCAGCCTGCTGTGCCTCGCGGCGGGTGCCCTGCTCGTCCGGCCGTTCCGCCCGACCGCGCCGGCCGCCGAGGTGCCGGTCGCGGAACGAGGCCAGGGATGA
- a CDS encoding TetR/AcrR family transcriptional regulator, whose protein sequence is MSVAGPAGRGRPLRNGRGLLDRQAIVAAALAVARTEGLPAVTMRRIADELGCGPMSLYRHVADRDALVLEMLDVVAAGIDVPPPSPDPRAELTGLLTAVHAALAVDHWAVLPLVAEGFASPRILPVLDRALAALTRVGLTGRARLAAHQMLWQYVFGELLWTHHDQPDSLGKRMVRAASPQDFPAIADAVRTASVHPAENFPENLQRLLDGVLGGGSR, encoded by the coding sequence GTGAGCGTGGCAGGACCGGCGGGCCGTGGCCGTCCGTTGCGCAACGGCCGCGGCCTGCTCGACCGGCAGGCGATCGTGGCCGCGGCCCTCGCGGTGGCGCGCACCGAGGGCCTGCCCGCGGTGACGATGCGCCGGATCGCCGACGAGCTCGGGTGCGGGCCGATGTCGCTGTACCGCCACGTCGCCGACCGCGACGCGCTGGTGCTGGAGATGCTCGACGTCGTCGCGGCCGGGATCGACGTCCCACCGCCGTCACCCGACCCGCGGGCCGAGCTCACCGGCCTGCTCACCGCCGTGCACGCCGCACTCGCCGTGGACCACTGGGCCGTTCTCCCGCTGGTCGCCGAGGGGTTCGCCAGCCCGCGCATCCTCCCGGTGCTCGACCGGGCGCTCGCGGCGCTCACCCGTGTCGGGCTGACCGGGCGGGCGCGGCTGGCGGCGCACCAGATGCTCTGGCAGTACGTGTTCGGCGAGCTGCTCTGGACCCACCACGACCAGCCGGACTCCCTCGGCAAGCGGATGGTGCGCGCGGCGTCGCCGCAGGACTTCCCCGCGATCGCGGACGCCGTGCGCACCGCGTCCGTGCACCCGGCCGAGAACTTCCCCGAGAACCTGCAGCGCCTGCTCGACGGCGTGCTCGGCGGCGGGAGCCGCTGA
- a CDS encoding class I SAM-dependent DNA methyltransferase: protein MPFDAMSFDPRTSFGPQVAALYDDKPLGDEEAAVTRLAQLAGAGPALELAIGTGRIALPLAATGVRVDGIELSQAMIERLRAKPGGDALQVTCGDMAAVELPDRYRLVYLVFNSLMNLLTQDGQVDCVVNAARHLSDDGVFVVENVVPDPMYGLRHDRGGVDQYVNATGIDGERVSLEVGRYDRVSQRVDKNHIRLTDGGISLEPLALRYVWPSELDLMARIAGLRLRARWGGWSGEPFDSRSLRHVSVYGRA from the coding sequence GTGCCTTTCGACGCGATGTCCTTCGACCCGCGCACGAGCTTCGGCCCGCAGGTCGCCGCCCTCTACGACGACAAGCCCCTCGGTGACGAGGAGGCAGCCGTCACCCGCCTCGCGCAGCTGGCCGGGGCCGGGCCCGCACTGGAGCTCGCGATCGGCACCGGCCGCATCGCGCTGCCGCTCGCCGCCACCGGCGTGCGGGTCGACGGCATCGAGCTGTCGCAGGCGATGATCGAGCGGCTGCGCGCGAAGCCCGGCGGGGACGCGCTGCAGGTCACCTGCGGCGACATGGCCGCGGTCGAGCTGCCGGACCGGTACCGGCTCGTCTACCTCGTGTTCAACTCGCTGATGAACCTGCTCACCCAGGACGGTCAGGTCGACTGCGTCGTCAACGCCGCCCGGCACCTCTCCGACGACGGCGTGTTCGTCGTGGAGAACGTGGTGCCCGACCCGATGTACGGGCTGCGCCACGACCGCGGCGGCGTCGACCAGTACGTCAACGCGACGGGCATCGACGGCGAGCGCGTCTCCCTCGAGGTCGGGCGCTACGACCGCGTCTCCCAGCGCGTCGACAAGAACCACATCAGGCTCACCGACGGGGGCATCAGCCTCGAACCGCTCGCGCTGCGGTACGTCTGGCCCAGCGAGCTGGACCTCATGGCCCGGATCGCCGGACTGCGCCTGCGCGCCCGCTGGGGCGGGTGGTCGGGAGAGCCGTTCGACTCCCGCAGCCTCCGGCACGTCTCGGTCTACGGCCGCGCGTAG
- a CDS encoding ABC transporter substrate-binding protein, with product MRSGAVHLSRRSLLACSAATLLGACAGGSGEGGSTGRLVTLDGATAALALLLGAHQVGTASFLAADPLVQAITQLQGAPVVDVSGAGGGVEVERLAALRPDRVVGFRTSGADPAIGRLATVRTVDRTGDADADCRALATGMDADPSALIDDVHRRTADLASRLRGASPPTVSVLSPGLDGQSLYLLGAGTPAGTVVAALGLLRPAAQRGPTDPAAPFVPVSTERITEHDADLVLLLTGPTADPAFLRDEPLWQRLGAVRGGRVVEVDVMRWATMSCALGALWVLDDLAAVLLGEGAVVDGAASPAGLERLRGYRARYARP from the coding sequence ATGCGCAGCGGAGCTGTCCACCTGTCCCGCCGGTCACTGCTCGCCTGCTCGGCCGCGACGCTGCTCGGGGCATGTGCCGGCGGGAGCGGGGAGGGCGGGTCGACCGGCCGGCTCGTCACCCTCGACGGCGCCACCGCGGCACTGGCGCTGCTGCTGGGCGCGCACCAGGTCGGCACCGCCTCCTTCCTGGCCGCCGACCCGCTCGTGCAGGCCATCACGCAGCTCCAGGGCGCACCGGTGGTGGACGTGTCGGGCGCGGGCGGCGGGGTCGAGGTCGAGCGGCTCGCCGCGCTGCGGCCGGACCGGGTGGTCGGGTTCCGCACCTCCGGCGCCGACCCGGCCATCGGCCGGCTGGCCACGGTGCGCACCGTCGACCGGACGGGCGACGCCGACGCCGACTGCCGCGCCCTCGCGACCGGCATGGACGCCGACCCGAGCGCCCTGATCGACGACGTGCACCGCCGGACGGCCGACCTCGCCTCCCGGCTGCGCGGCGCCTCGCCGCCCACGGTGTCGGTGCTGTCGCCCGGCCTCGACGGCCAGTCGCTCTACCTGCTCGGCGCCGGGACGCCCGCCGGCACCGTCGTCGCGGCGCTGGGCCTACTTCGGCCCGCGGCGCAGCGCGGTCCGACGGACCCCGCCGCCCCCTTCGTCCCGGTGTCGACCGAGCGCATCACGGAGCACGACGCCGACCTCGTCCTGCTCCTCACCGGACCGACGGCGGACCCCGCGTTCCTGCGCGACGAGCCGCTGTGGCAGCGGCTCGGGGCGGTGCGGGGCGGCCGCGTGGTGGAGGTGGACGTGATGCGCTGGGCGACGATGTCGTGCGCGCTCGGGGCCCTGTGGGTGCTCGACGACCTCGCCGCGGTGCTGCTCGGCGAGGGCGCGGTGGTCGACGGAGCCGCGTCACCGGCCGGGCTCGAGCGCCTGCGCGGCTACCGGGCGCGCTACGCGCGGCCGTAG
- a CDS encoding PEP/pyruvate-binding domain-containing protein produces MTTYAQSTYVLALDAAGADLATVGGKGASLATLMRAGLPVPPGFHLTTAAYRRFVAHHGLQDRIVAAAGAADADAIAALFAAHEVPDELAAPIRAAYAALGEPAVAVRSSATAEDLPGASFAGQQDTFLDVRGADAVVDAVRRCWASLWTARAIEYRRREGIDPADVALAVVVQELVDADAAGVLFTADPVTGATDRMVVNATWGLGESLVGGQVTPDELVLDPATGAVLERRTGDKAVMTVRTADGPAEQPVPDDRRRAPVLDDARSADLTALGRRIAGHYGRPMDVEWTLAEGTFAIVQARPITGLRDPWNDTRLGDYLWTGTNLGEAIPDVMTPCTWSLVQVFMSRAMPTLSLPGFRGYGNIGGRFYLNLSLSAAMSALVGISEPRFRSLTENTFGRLPAGVAIPPVPLSRMQVLRSLVPTAARFMASVPGTLRRLPAFVAGNRCHCAELTDRIRATTDPAALARLWDHELRPLVVMASDMLAAAGRSDPIALLTVQKRLRKLVGDADAAALTSAITVDGEMLASLGPVVGLALLERGDIDEATYAERYGHRGPHEFEVSLPRPAEQPGWVEQQLGALREAGADPLELLRKQEAAHRAAWERLVAAHPKQVAATRKRLQRWARAASKREQARTEVIRTFAVARAYLLRAGELTGLGDEVFMLDVDEVTAVLHGAPAPDTSERRAAYERYAALPPYPSLIRGSFDPFAWAADPGRRSDLHDASAAPPAAGGDVTGFPGASGVVEGVVRVLRSAEEGGDLRPGEILVTTVTNIGWTPLFPRAAAVVTDVGAPLSHAAIVARELGIPAVVGTGNATSVLHTGDRVRVDGSRGTVEVITPGT; encoded by the coding sequence ATGACCACGTACGCGCAGAGCACGTACGTCCTCGCGCTGGACGCGGCCGGGGCGGACCTCGCCACCGTCGGCGGCAAGGGCGCCTCGCTCGCCACGCTGATGCGCGCCGGCCTGCCGGTGCCGCCCGGTTTCCACCTGACCACGGCCGCCTACCGGCGGTTCGTCGCCCACCACGGCCTGCAGGACCGGATCGTCGCCGCAGCGGGCGCCGCGGACGCCGACGCCATCGCCGCGTTGTTCGCGGCGCACGAGGTGCCCGACGAGCTCGCTGCGCCGATCCGGGCGGCCTACGCCGCGCTGGGCGAGCCGGCCGTGGCCGTCCGTTCCTCTGCGACCGCCGAGGACCTGCCCGGCGCCTCCTTCGCCGGGCAACAGGACACGTTCCTCGACGTCCGCGGCGCCGACGCCGTCGTGGACGCGGTCCGCCGCTGCTGGGCCTCGTTGTGGACCGCGCGGGCGATCGAGTACCGCAGGCGGGAGGGGATCGACCCGGCGGACGTCGCGCTAGCGGTGGTCGTGCAGGAGCTGGTCGACGCCGACGCCGCAGGCGTGCTGTTCACCGCCGACCCGGTGACCGGCGCGACCGACCGGATGGTCGTCAACGCAACGTGGGGGCTCGGCGAGTCCCTCGTGGGCGGGCAGGTCACCCCCGACGAGTTGGTGCTCGACCCGGCCACCGGCGCCGTGCTGGAGCGGCGAACCGGCGACAAGGCCGTCATGACCGTCCGCACCGCCGACGGTCCCGCCGAGCAGCCGGTGCCCGACGACCGGCGCCGCGCCCCCGTCCTCGACGACGCGCGCAGCGCCGACCTGACCGCACTCGGCAGGCGCATCGCGGGCCACTACGGCCGCCCCATGGACGTCGAGTGGACCCTGGCCGAGGGGACGTTCGCGATCGTGCAGGCCCGTCCGATCACCGGGCTGCGCGACCCGTGGAACGACACCCGCCTCGGCGACTACCTGTGGACCGGCACCAACCTCGGCGAGGCCATCCCGGACGTCATGACACCGTGCACCTGGTCGCTGGTGCAGGTGTTCATGTCCCGGGCGATGCCGACGCTCTCGCTGCCCGGCTTCCGCGGGTACGGCAACATCGGCGGGCGGTTCTACCTGAACCTGAGCCTGTCGGCCGCCATGTCGGCGCTCGTGGGCATCTCCGAGCCGCGTTTCCGGTCACTGACCGAGAACACCTTCGGCCGGCTGCCGGCCGGCGTCGCGATCCCCCCGGTCCCGCTCTCGCGGATGCAGGTGCTCCGCTCGCTCGTGCCCACCGCGGCCCGGTTCATGGCGAGCGTGCCCGGCACGCTGCGGCGGCTGCCCGCGTTCGTGGCGGGCAACCGGTGCCACTGCGCCGAGCTGACCGACCGGATCAGGGCGACCACCGACCCCGCGGCGCTGGCGCGGCTCTGGGACCACGAGCTGCGCCCGCTCGTCGTGATGGCGTCGGACATGCTGGCCGCCGCCGGACGCAGCGACCCGATCGCCCTGCTCACCGTGCAGAAGCGGCTGCGGAAGCTGGTCGGCGACGCCGACGCGGCTGCGCTCACGTCGGCGATCACCGTCGACGGCGAGATGCTCGCGAGCCTCGGTCCCGTCGTGGGCCTCGCGCTGCTCGAACGCGGGGACATCGACGAGGCCACCTACGCCGAGCGCTACGGCCACCGCGGGCCGCACGAGTTCGAGGTGTCCCTGCCCCGCCCCGCCGAGCAGCCCGGCTGGGTGGAGCAGCAGCTCGGCGCGCTGCGCGAGGCCGGCGCCGACCCCCTCGAGCTCCTGCGGAAGCAGGAGGCGGCCCACCGCGCCGCGTGGGAACGGCTCGTCGCCGCCCACCCGAAGCAGGTGGCGGCCACCCGCAAACGGCTGCAGCGCTGGGCCCGCGCCGCGAGCAAGCGCGAGCAGGCGCGCACCGAGGTGATCCGGACGTTCGCGGTGGCGCGCGCCTACCTGCTGCGGGCCGGCGAACTGACCGGGCTCGGCGACGAGGTCTTCATGCTGGACGTCGACGAGGTCACCGCCGTCCTGCACGGCGCACCCGCTCCCGACACCTCCGAGCGGCGCGCCGCATACGAGCGCTACGCCGCGCTGCCGCCGTACCCGTCGCTGATCAGGGGCTCGTTCGACCCGTTCGCCTGGGCGGCCGACCCCGGCCGCCGCTCCGATCTCCACGACGCATCGGCGGCGCCGCCGGCGGCGGGCGGGGACGTGACCGGGTTCCCCGGTGCGAGCGGCGTCGTGGAGGGGGTCGTGCGGGTGCTGCGCTCCGCCGAGGAGGGCGGGGACCTGCGGCCCGGCGAGATCCTCGTGACCACCGTGACCAACATCGGCTGGACACCGCTCTTCCCCCGCGCCGCCGCCGTCGTCACCGACGTCGGGGCGCCGTTGTCGCACGCCGCGATCGTGGCCCGCGAGCTCGGCATCCCGGCCGTCGTCGGCACGGGCAACGCCACGAGCGTGCTGCACACGGGCGACCGGGTGCGGGTCGACGGCAGCCGCGGCACCGTCGAGGTGATCACTCCGGGCACGTGA
- a CDS encoding TetR/AcrR family transcriptional regulator, whose protein sequence is MSPRGVPVDPAERAGRILDAAARLLLRYGHDRTTINDIAREAGVAKGSVYAHWRSRDRLFLALLRREQAVLLTQIMERLNAAGRPADLELLLAESVRAYQRSPLVTAVLTRDTEILGGLARAAAEEGRPTGGITELLVTLRADGLVRTDRTLAEQVTVLSTVYLGYFVTAPLMPDEFRVADDAVPGLVAEAIWRALERPEPLAPDEVTAMDRAVRDHVVRALAGAEERLHAALTTEETA, encoded by the coding sequence GTGTCACCACGGGGAGTCCCCGTCGATCCCGCCGAGCGGGCCGGCCGCATCCTCGACGCCGCGGCGCGGCTGCTGCTGCGCTACGGCCACGACCGCACGACCATCAACGACATCGCCCGCGAGGCCGGCGTCGCGAAGGGCAGCGTGTACGCGCACTGGCGCAGCCGCGACCGGCTCTTCCTCGCGCTGCTGCGCCGGGAACAGGCGGTCCTCCTCACCCAGATCATGGAGCGGTTGAACGCCGCGGGTCGCCCGGCCGACCTGGAGCTGCTGCTCGCCGAGAGCGTGCGGGCCTACCAGCGCAGCCCGCTCGTCACGGCCGTGCTGACCCGCGACACGGAGATCCTCGGCGGCCTCGCACGGGCCGCCGCCGAGGAGGGCAGGCCGACGGGCGGGATCACCGAGCTCCTCGTGACGCTGCGCGCGGACGGCCTGGTGCGCACCGACCGCACCCTCGCCGAGCAGGTCACCGTGCTCAGCACGGTGTACCTCGGCTACTTCGTGACCGCTCCGCTCATGCCCGACGAGTTCCGGGTGGCCGACGACGCGGTGCCCGGCCTGGTGGCCGAGGCGATCTGGCGCGCCCTCGAGCGCCCCGAACCGCTCGCCCCGGACGAGGTGACGGCAATGGACCGGGCGGTGCGCGACCACGTCGTCCGCGCGCTGGCCGGCGCCGAGGAGCGGTTGCACGCCGCCCTGACGACTGAGGAGACCGCATGA
- a CDS encoding LacI family DNA-binding transcriptional regulator, which translates to MDPTPRRTRRRTSSVTLDDVARAAGVSPQTVSRALRDPESVAEETYERVEKAVAATGYVPNLAASNLASNRSRAVAAIIPLINASVFAQTVHAFSEALTPHGYQIFVGSTEYHPEQEERLVRSFLGRRPDGLLVVGTEHTAGTRSLLAAAAVPVVETWGWTERPVDLLVGFSNAAATAALVRHLVERGRRRPVFAGALQSGDFRAAERRDGFAAAVREMLGTEPRICAAEDRPVSMATGVELLDQALSRYPDADALVFASDVFAAGALLACTRRGIPVPERFAITGFGDFEIASHVVPSLTTVAVPAEEIGTLAGSLLLDRMQRRPVAEPVRDVGFRVVPRESS; encoded by the coding sequence GTGGACCCCACGCCTCGCCGCACGCGCAGGCGGACCAGCTCGGTCACCCTCGACGACGTGGCGCGGGCCGCGGGCGTCTCCCCGCAGACGGTGTCCCGTGCGCTGCGCGATCCGGAGTCGGTCGCCGAGGAGACCTACGAGCGCGTCGAGAAGGCCGTCGCCGCCACCGGCTACGTGCCGAACCTCGCGGCCAGCAACCTCGCGTCCAACCGCAGCCGCGCGGTCGCGGCGATCATCCCGCTGATCAACGCGTCGGTGTTCGCCCAGACCGTGCACGCGTTCTCAGAGGCGCTCACCCCGCACGGCTACCAGATCTTCGTCGGCAGCACCGAGTACCACCCCGAGCAGGAGGAGCGGCTCGTCCGCAGCTTCCTCGGCCGTCGTCCGGACGGCCTGCTCGTCGTCGGCACGGAGCACACCGCGGGAACGCGTTCGCTGCTCGCCGCCGCGGCGGTTCCCGTCGTCGAGACCTGGGGCTGGACCGAGCGCCCGGTCGACCTGCTCGTCGGGTTCTCCAACGCGGCGGCGACCGCGGCGCTGGTGCGCCACCTCGTCGAGCGCGGACGGCGCCGCCCGGTCTTCGCCGGAGCCCTGCAGTCCGGGGACTTCCGCGCGGCCGAGCGCCGCGACGGGTTCGCCGCGGCGGTCCGCGAGATGCTCGGCACCGAGCCCCGGATCTGCGCCGCCGAGGACCGCCCCGTCAGCATGGCCACCGGCGTGGAGCTGCTCGACCAGGCCCTCAGCCGGTACCCGGACGCCGACGCGCTGGTCTTCGCGAGCGACGTCTTCGCGGCGGGCGCGCTCCTCGCCTGCACCCGGCGGGGCATCCCGGTGCCCGAGCGCTTCGCGATCACCGGGTTCGGCGACTTCGAGATCGCCTCCCACGTGGTGCCGTCCCTGACCACGGTGGCGGTGCCGGCGGAGGAGATCGGCACGCTCGCGGGCAGCCTGCTGCTGGACCGCATGCAGCGCAGGCCCGTCGCCGAGCCCGTGCGCGACGTCGGGTTCCGGGTCGTGCCCCGCGAGAGTTCCTGA
- a CDS encoding enoyl-CoA hydratase/isomerase family protein, with product MIDLGTADVLLEVADRVATLTLDRPAKLNAVTAEMSAAIVRAVEWCDGTDEVRAIVVTGTGRAFSAGSDIRELDRYATPWDFRNRTDYCDAIRAARTPTIAAVNGYALGGGLETALSCDIRIASESATFAAPEIKLGWIGGGGMTSLLSRAIGPSNTALMIMTGDPIDAGQALRWHLVSEVTPPEDLTARAREIAATIACRAPIAAETAKINLRAAYSMPEDKALEYERDLQTICFATEDAAEGRRAFTEKRAPVFRRR from the coding sequence ATGATCGATCTCGGCACGGCCGACGTGCTCCTCGAAGTCGCCGATCGCGTCGCGACGCTCACCCTCGACCGGCCGGCGAAGCTCAACGCGGTCACGGCGGAGATGTCCGCGGCGATCGTCCGCGCCGTCGAGTGGTGCGACGGCACCGACGAGGTGCGGGCGATCGTGGTGACCGGCACCGGGCGCGCCTTCAGCGCGGGCTCCGACATCCGCGAGCTCGACCGCTACGCCACCCCGTGGGACTTCCGCAACCGCACGGACTACTGCGACGCGATCCGCGCCGCGCGCACCCCGACCATCGCGGCCGTGAACGGCTACGCGCTCGGCGGCGGCCTGGAGACCGCGCTGTCCTGCGACATCCGGATCGCGTCGGAGTCCGCGACCTTCGCCGCACCCGAGATCAAGCTGGGCTGGATCGGTGGCGGGGGCATGACGAGCCTCCTCTCCCGTGCCATCGGCCCGAGCAACACCGCACTCATGATCATGACGGGCGACCCGATCGACGCGGGCCAGGCGCTGCGCTGGCACCTCGTCAGCGAGGTCACCCCGCCGGAGGACCTCACGGCGCGGGCGCGGGAGATCGCGGCGACGATCGCGTGCAGGGCGCCGATCGCCGCCGAGACCGCGAAGATCAACCTGCGGGCCGCGTACAGCATGCCGGAGGACAAGGCCCTCGAGTACGAGCGCGACCTGCAGACGATCTGCTTCGCCACCGAGGACGCCGCGGAGGGCAGGCGGGCGTTCACCGAGAAGCGCGCGCCGGTCTTCCGCAGGCGGTGA
- a CDS encoding extracellular solute-binding protein, with protein sequence MTFVGLTWDHPRGYAALKAAAGDLITWDTQSLEGFESHPIDDLCARYDLVVLDHPHLGDAIATGSLTPLDDLFAADDLAAWAAASIGPTMASYACDGRQWALPLDAATQVCAVRADLAGEPPATWDEVERISRTAPVALSLAGPHAFLTFASIAVALGEEPATDPHRLLSTGTGLEALDLMAAIDSRAAAPTRALNPIGLLELMSTTDDLALCPLVYGYVNYAGRLTFGDAPSAAPGGRPGSTLGGTGIAVSARCTPTAALLDHIRWLMSTEAQTRFLPTHAGQPSARAAWADDSVDAAAGGFYRGTARTCETAWVRPRYAGYIGFQSAASALVRDALAGALDHRRALARLQVLYREKERIS encoded by the coding sequence GTGACCTTCGTCGGGCTGACCTGGGACCACCCTCGCGGCTACGCGGCGCTGAAGGCCGCGGCCGGGGACCTCATCACCTGGGACACGCAGTCCCTCGAGGGGTTCGAGTCGCACCCGATCGACGACCTGTGCGCGCGCTACGACCTGGTCGTGCTCGACCACCCGCACCTCGGCGACGCGATCGCGACCGGCAGCCTCACCCCGCTCGACGACCTGTTCGCCGCCGACGATCTCGCGGCGTGGGCGGCAGCGAGCATCGGCCCCACCATGGCTTCCTACGCCTGCGACGGCCGGCAGTGGGCGCTCCCGCTCGACGCCGCCACGCAGGTGTGCGCGGTGCGCGCCGACCTCGCAGGCGAACCACCCGCCACCTGGGACGAGGTCGAGCGGATCTCCCGCACCGCCCCGGTGGCGCTGTCGCTCGCCGGGCCGCACGCCTTCCTGACCTTCGCCTCGATCGCGGTCGCCCTGGGCGAGGAGCCCGCCACCGACCCCCATCGGCTGCTGTCCACGGGCACCGGGCTGGAGGCGCTCGACCTGATGGCGGCGATCGACTCGCGCGCCGCGGCACCGACCCGCGCCCTCAACCCCATCGGGCTCCTGGAGCTGATGTCGACCACCGATGACCTCGCGCTCTGCCCCCTCGTCTACGGGTACGTGAACTACGCCGGGCGCCTGACGTTCGGCGACGCCCCGTCCGCCGCGCCGGGCGGGCGCCCCGGCTCCACGCTGGGCGGCACCGGCATCGCCGTCAGCGCCCGGTGCACGCCCACCGCCGCGCTGCTCGACCACATCCGGTGGTTGATGAGCACCGAGGCGCAGACCCGGTTCCTGCCCACGCACGCCGGGCAGCCGAGCGCGCGAGCCGCCTGGGCCGACGACAGCGTCGACGCCGCGGCGGGCGGCTTCTACCGCGGGACGGCACGGACCTGCGAGACGGCGTGGGTGCGCCCGCGGTACGCGGGCTACATCGGCTTCCAGTCGGCCGCCTCGGCCCTGGTCCGCGACGCGCTCGCCGGGGCCCTCGACCACCGCCGCGCCCTCGCCCGCCTCCAGGTGCTCTACCGCGAGAAGGAGCGGATCTCATGA